A window of Mucilaginibacter robiniae genomic DNA:
CCGGAATGTTTTTAACCTGTATGCTATAGAAGGCTACTCGCACCAAGAGATTGGCAATGTACTGGGCATATCCGAACTGGTATCACGTACTACCTTATGCCGGGCACGTGGTGTATTGAAAGATAAATTATCGGGTTTACAAGCCCGTGAAAAACATAGGCTGGCAAGCTGAACGTCAAGAAGCTTTAGTTTGTATAATCAAGTTCAACTATCAGGAGCTGATAGTATATTAAAACAAAAAGCGGTTTCTATTAATAGAAACCGCTTTTTATATCTTATAAGTTAACCTTTGCTGGCGTTTACTTTAGTACAATAAATACCCAACGTAAAGCCATCAGTATACCGATAATCAGAATGATATTTGATAGGCTGGTAAAAAGAAAGCCGTGGCCCCATACTTCATCCAGGAAACGGACGAACACACCAGCCATACCCACAAATATAGCTAAGGTTAAAAATACATAATATTTGGTTTCGTTTGCACCTTGTGTTGAACTCATGGCTTTACTTTTTAATTACAATCGTACAAAAATATAAATGTTTGCTTAATTCAGCTTAACAAATTTAAATTTTAAGTGCAGGAGATGTAGGAAGCCTTTTACGCTTGTACCATTTCACCAACAGCCATATCAAACCACCAGCTATTGCAAACAACCAAAGATTGGTTAATAACACAACTACATCAGTAAACATAGTTAAACCACTGCTTAACGCCAAACCTATTCTGCTCCAGAACGAAATACGATAATTATCGGTATCATCATTAGCTATTGTTTCTTTCATGATGGTATTGTTTTGATATAGGCTAATATCAACCACGCTATTTTTTACAGCGGCATCGATCCGCTTGTTGGCAATTTTCTCACTGGTGATATCATCTTTCAGGGTGACTACCTGGGTAGGATCTTCAAATTTTAGCTTACCGGTGTTCTGCTGATGAACAATCTGCGAACGGTTACTTTGCTTTAGGCTTGCTTCCAGATAATCTAAAGTTTTATCTTCCACATC
This region includes:
- a CDS encoding DUF4349 domain-containing protein, coding for MKMSNLLVLLAALCLLGACKGSPDRYESLNKADSASITTDSINTDSVQSRLVKTAAMEMKVADVQKSCESITHLTRSYHGLVMHHHMKAVTEGSQRIHLNKDSILLVSAFSTAADMTVRIPSDSLEQFVSQVGHMGLRVDVRQMDVEDKTLDYLEASLKQSNRSQIVHQQNTGKLKFEDPTQVVTLKDDITSEKIANKRIDAAVKNSVVDISLYQNNTIMKETIANDDTDNYRISFWSRIGLALSSGLTMFTDVVVLLTNLWLFAIAGGLIWLLVKWYKRKRLPTSPALKI